Proteins from a single region of Rana temporaria chromosome 5, aRanTem1.1, whole genome shotgun sequence:
- the LOC120941026 gene encoding GTP-binding nuclear protein Ran: MAAQGEPQVQFKLVLVGDGGTGKTTFVKRHLTGEFEKKYVATLGVEVHPLVFHTNRGPIKFNVWDTAGQEKFGGLRDGYYIQAQCAIIMFDVTSRVTYKNVPNWHRDLVRVCENIPIVLCGNKVDIKDRKVKAKSIVFHRKKNLQYYDISAKSNYNFEKPFLWLARKLIGDPNLEFVAMPALAPPEVVMDPALAAQYENDLQIAQTTALPDEDDDL, translated from the coding sequence ATGGCAGCCCAGGGAGAACCTCAAGTTCAGTTCAAGCTTGTTCTGGTTGGTGATGGTGGTACTGGTAAAACAACATTTGTAAAACGACATTTGACTGGTGAATTTGAGAAAAAATACGTAGCTACACTTGGTGTTGAAGTCCACCCTCTGGTTTTCCATACCAACAGAGGTCCTATTAAATTCAATGTATGGGATACTGCCGGTCAAGAGAAGTTTGGTGGTTTGCGAGATGGATATTACATCCAGGCTCAGTGTGCCATTATCATGTTTGATGTAACATCAAGAGTCACATACAAGAATGTACCCAATTGGCATAGAGATCTTGTAAGAGTATGTGAAAATATCCCCATAGTCTTGTGTGGCAACAAAGTGGACATTAAGGACAGAAAAGTGAAGGCAAAATCAATCGTATTTCATAGGAAGAAGAATCTTCAGTACTATGATATCTCTGCAAAGAGCAACTACAACTTTGAAAAGCCCTTCCTTTGGCTTGCCAGAAAACTGATAGGTGATCCCAACCTTGAGTTTGTAGCCATGCCTGCTCTTGCACCACCTGAAGTGGTTATGGATCCTGCGTTGGCTGCACAATATGAGAATGATCTACAGATTGCCCAGACCACAGCACTGCCAGATGAAGATGATGATCTGTGA